A portion of the Novosphingobium sp. KA1 genome contains these proteins:
- a CDS encoding SDR family oxidoreductase: MKIDNTLAAVVTGGASGLGRASARALADAGVKVAVFDISEEAGEAFAAEIGGVFCKVNILDEDSVEAGFAKARAAHGQERVVVHCAVVAGGGKTVSFDKTTGGYKRMATEQIARTAEGVFTASYRVASIAALGMAGSDPVNDDGERGCIIFTSSAASQDGQIGQVAYGGGKGAVNAMVLPMARDLMDLGIRVNAILPGTFATPPMLRVKEMNEAVYEGLGKAVPFPKRLGNPDEFASLVLELTRNTYFNAQCIRLDGGIRMPPK, encoded by the coding sequence ATGAAGATCGACAACACGCTGGCCGCCGTGGTCACCGGCGGCGCCTCGGGCCTGGGCCGGGCCAGCGCCAGGGCTCTGGCCGATGCGGGCGTGAAGGTCGCCGTGTTCGACATCAGCGAGGAGGCAGGCGAGGCGTTCGCCGCAGAAATCGGCGGTGTGTTCTGCAAGGTCAACATCCTCGACGAGGACAGCGTCGAGGCCGGTTTTGCCAAGGCCCGCGCCGCGCACGGGCAGGAGCGCGTGGTGGTCCATTGCGCCGTGGTCGCAGGCGGCGGCAAGACCGTCTCGTTCGACAAGACCACCGGCGGCTACAAGCGCATGGCGACCGAGCAGATCGCCAGGACCGCCGAGGGCGTGTTCACCGCCTCGTACCGCGTCGCCTCGATCGCAGCTCTGGGCATGGCGGGCTCCGATCCCGTCAACGATGATGGCGAGCGTGGCTGCATCATTTTCACCTCGTCGGCGGCATCGCAGGACGGGCAGATCGGCCAGGTCGCCTATGGCGGCGGCAAGGGCGCGGTGAACGCCATGGTGCTGCCGATGGCGCGCGACCTCATGGATCTGGGAATCCGCGTCAACGCCATCCTGCCCGGCACTTTCGCCACGCCGCCGATGCTGCGCGTGAAGGAAATGAACGAGGCGGTCTACGAAGGACTTGGCAAGGCCGTGCCCTTCCCCAAGCGGCTCGGCAACCCGGACGAGTTCGCCTCGCTGGTGCTGGAACTGACGCGCAACACCTATTTCAACGCCCAGTGCATCCGCCTCGACGGCGGCATCCGCATGCCGCCGAAATAG
- the recO gene encoding DNA repair protein RecO: MQLRAPAIVCSTRPHGETAAIARLLTEEGGLVGAYVAGGRGRQLRPVLIPGNLVEADLRSKREGQLPFARIELVESRGPWLSEPLPSAGIAWATALAAAALPERQPFPALYQALAAVLDAICAAPSARGWVMPLLSFEVLLLRELGYGVPVGRPADDDWGAILATFDRLGPELARYPLAERRGDVMGARVLLRERLARIHG; encoded by the coding sequence ATGCAGTTGCGCGCGCCTGCCATCGTCTGTTCCACCCGTCCTCACGGCGAAACCGCGGCCATAGCCCGGCTGCTGACCGAAGAGGGCGGCCTTGTCGGTGCCTATGTCGCCGGCGGGCGCGGGCGGCAGCTCCGTCCGGTCCTGATCCCGGGCAATCTTGTCGAAGCCGACTTGCGGTCGAAACGTGAGGGGCAGCTGCCTTTCGCGCGGATCGAACTGGTCGAATCCCGCGGCCCCTGGCTCAGCGAGCCGCTGCCTTCGGCGGGAATCGCCTGGGCGACCGCGCTCGCCGCAGCGGCGCTTCCCGAGCGGCAACCGTTTCCCGCGCTTTACCAGGCACTGGCCGCCGTGCTTGATGCGATCTGCGCCGCGCCCTCGGCGCGGGGCTGGGTCATGCCGCTGCTTTCCTTCGAAGTCCTGCTGCTGCGGGAACTGGGATACGGGGTGCCGGTGGGCCGTCCGGCAGACGACGACTGGGGCGCGATCCTTGCCACTTTCGACCGGCTCGGCCCGGAGCTTGCGCGCTATCCGCTTGCCGAACGCCGCGGAGACGTTATGGGGGCGCGCGTCCTGCTGCGCGAGCGGCTGGCACGAATTCACGGTTAA
- a CDS encoding accessory factor UbiK family protein, producing the protein MQSENPFVADFVKMMNGAAGTLAGVGREARDNARERFREFLGDMDFVSREEFEAVKEMAATARGEIEDLKARIAKLEAKSGE; encoded by the coding sequence ATGCAAAGCGAAAACCCCTTCGTCGCCGATTTCGTGAAGATGATGAACGGCGCTGCCGGCACGCTGGCCGGTGTCGGCCGCGAAGCGCGCGACAATGCGCGCGAGCGTTTCCGTGAATTCCTGGGCGACATGGACTTCGTCAGCCGCGAGGAATTCGAGGCGGTGAAGGAAATGGCGGCGACCGCGCGCGGCGAGATCGAGGATCTCAAGGCCCGTATCGCCAAGCTTGAAGCCAAGTCCGGCGAGTGA
- the leuB gene encoding 3-isopropylmalate dehydrogenase, whose translation MRIAVFAGDGIGPEVTEQAVRVLQALELPGLELVEGDVGGVAYRKHGHPLPAETLEIARSADAILFGAVGDFSCDHLERHLRPEQAILGLRKELGLFANLRPARVFPGLEDLTTLREEVASKIDLLIVRELNGDVYFGEKGIRTLEDGRRQGWDMMSYAEDEVRRIAHAGFQAAMTRSKKLCSVDKANVLETSQLWRDVVIEVAKEYPEVELSHMYVDNAAMQLVKNPGQFDVIVTGNLFGDILSDQASMCVGSIGLLASASLAEGSYGLYEPIHGSAPDIAGKGLANPMATILSAAMLLRHSLGLEAEAVRIEAAVAKTLADGIKGGDLGGSAGTREIGDAVLARL comes from the coding sequence ATGCGCATCGCGGTATTTGCAGGAGACGGGATCGGTCCCGAGGTCACCGAGCAGGCAGTGCGTGTGCTTCAGGCGCTTGAACTTCCCGGTCTCGAACTGGTCGAGGGTGATGTCGGCGGTGTTGCCTATCGCAAGCACGGCCACCCGCTGCCCGCCGAAACGCTGGAGATCGCGCGCTCGGCCGATGCGATCCTGTTTGGCGCGGTGGGCGATTTCTCGTGCGACCACCTTGAGCGTCATCTGCGTCCCGAACAGGCCATTCTCGGCCTGCGCAAGGAACTGGGCCTCTTTGCCAACTTGCGTCCGGCGCGCGTGTTCCCCGGTCTGGAAGACCTGACCACGCTGCGCGAGGAAGTCGCCTCGAAGATCGACCTGCTGATCGTGCGCGAACTGAACGGCGACGTGTACTTCGGCGAGAAGGGCATCCGCACGCTGGAAGACGGCCGCCGTCAGGGCTGGGACATGATGTCCTACGCCGAGGACGAAGTGCGCCGCATCGCCCACGCCGGTTTCCAGGCCGCGATGACGCGTTCGAAGAAGCTCTGCTCGGTGGACAAGGCCAATGTCCTCGAAACCTCGCAGCTCTGGCGCGATGTGGTGATCGAGGTGGCCAAGGAATATCCCGAGGTCGAACTCAGCCACATGTACGTCGACAACGCGGCGATGCAGCTGGTGAAGAACCCCGGCCAGTTCGACGTGATCGTCACCGGCAACCTGTTCGGTGACATTCTTTCCGATCAGGCCTCGATGTGCGTGGGCTCGATCGGCCTGCTCGCTTCGGCCAGCCTTGCCGAAGGCTCCTATGGCCTTTATGAGCCGATCCACGGTTCGGCGCCGGATATCGCCGGCAAGGGGCTTGCCAATCCGATGGCGACGATCCTGTCTGCAGCCATGCTGCTGCGCCACTCGCTCGGCCTCGAGGCCGAGGCGGTGCGGATCGAGGCAGCGGTGGCCAAGACGCTGGCCGACGGCATCAAGGGCGGCGATCTGGGCGGCAGCGCAGGCACCCGCGAGATCGGTGACGCCGTGCTGGCCCGTCTGTAA
- a CDS encoding branched-chain amino acid aminotransferase yields MATLADAGLTFSTLPHPAPTSAETRETILANPGFGTNFSDHMVVVEWTEGKGWHDAVVGPRQPIALDPAAAVLHYAQEIFEGLKAYKQADGSIALFRPEANAARFNKSAERLAMPELPEALFIEAIERLVQADRDWIPAAEGASLYLRPFMIATEAFLGVRPAKSYKFIVIASPAGNYFKSGAPAVSIWVSDYTRAAPGGTGAAKCGGNYAASLVPQAEAISRGHDQVVFLDAAEHKWIEELGGMNLYFVFEDGTLLTPALTGTILPGITRDSLLQLAREEGLKVEEGKYSLDQWREDATSGKLVETFACGTAAVVTPVGKVSGRDGAFTIGSGGPGQLTAKLKNRLVSIQRGETPDTHGWIHKIA; encoded by the coding sequence ATGGCGACGCTCGCCGATGCCGGCCTGACTTTCAGCACTCTGCCCCACCCCGCGCCGACCAGCGCCGAAACGCGCGAGACCATTCTCGCCAACCCCGGCTTCGGCACCAATTTCTCCGACCACATGGTCGTGGTCGAATGGACCGAAGGGAAGGGATGGCACGATGCCGTGGTAGGCCCGCGTCAGCCGATCGCGCTCGATCCCGCTGCTGCCGTTCTGCACTATGCCCAGGAAATCTTCGAGGGTCTGAAGGCCTACAAGCAGGCCGACGGCTCGATCGCGCTGTTCCGCCCCGAAGCCAATGCCGCACGCTTCAACAAGTCGGCAGAGCGCCTCGCCATGCCCGAACTGCCCGAAGCGCTGTTCATCGAGGCGATCGAACGTCTGGTCCAGGCGGATCGGGACTGGATCCCGGCAGCCGAAGGCGCCTCGCTCTATCTGCGCCCGTTCATGATCGCCACCGAGGCCTTCCTCGGCGTGCGTCCGGCCAAGAGCTACAAGTTCATCGTCATCGCCAGCCCGGCGGGCAACTATTTCAAGTCCGGCGCGCCTGCCGTATCGATCTGGGTGTCGGACTACACCCGCGCTGCCCCCGGCGGCACCGGCGCCGCCAAGTGCGGCGGCAACTATGCCGCCAGCCTGGTGCCGCAGGCGGAGGCAATCTCGCGCGGACATGACCAGGTCGTCTTCCTGGACGCCGCCGAGCACAAGTGGATCGAGGAACTGGGGGGCATGAACCTCTACTTCGTGTTCGAGGACGGCACGCTTCTGACCCCGGCCCTCACCGGCACGATCCTGCCCGGCATCACCCGCGACAGCCTGCTGCAACTCGCGCGTGAGGAAGGCCTCAAGGTCGAGGAAGGCAAGTACAGCCTCGACCAGTGGCGTGAAGACGCGACCTCGGGCAAGCTGGTGGAGACGTTCGCCTGCGGCACCGCCGCGGTGGTCACGCCGGTCGGCAAGGTTTCGGGCCGCGACGGCGCCTTCACCATCGGCTCGGGCGGCCCTGGCCAGCTTACCGCCAAGCTCAAGAACCGCCTGGTCTCGATCCAGCGCGGCGAAACCCCCGACACGCACGGCTGGATCCACAAGATCGCCTGA
- a CDS encoding TspO/MBR family protein → MNPIASPAQLRASLLRWSLVLVPLIVLLGFVSGKVAASGPGNAWFDALAKPGIYPPPITFAIVWTLLYVMMGFALALICAARGARGRGPAVIAFAVQFVLNLAWSPVFFAMHQMTGGLIVLGLMVTAVIITILLFARVRPVAALLLVPYLAWICFASYLNFAFLQLNPDMDGAEGPRAVERFEI, encoded by the coding sequence ATGAACCCGATTGCCTCACCTGCCCAATTGCGCGCCAGTCTGCTGCGCTGGTCGCTGGTGCTCGTGCCCTTGATCGTGCTGCTGGGCTTTGTGTCCGGCAAGGTGGCCGCAAGCGGGCCGGGCAATGCGTGGTTCGATGCGCTGGCCAAGCCCGGGATCTATCCGCCGCCGATCACGTTCGCGATCGTCTGGACCTTACTTTACGTGATGATGGGCTTTGCACTGGCGTTGATCTGCGCGGCGCGCGGCGCGCGCGGTCGCGGCCCGGCGGTGATCGCCTTTGCCGTGCAGTTCGTGCTCAACCTCGCATGGAGCCCGGTGTTCTTCGCAATGCACCAGATGACCGGCGGACTGATCGTTCTGGGTCTGATGGTGACGGCAGTGATCATCACCATCCTGCTGTTCGCCCGCGTCCGCCCGGTCGCGGCCTTGCTGCTGGTGCCTTATCTCGCGTGGATCTGCTTTGCGAGCTACCTGAACTTCGCGTTCCTCCAGCTCAATCCGGACATGGACGGCGCGGAAGGCCCGCGGGCGGTGGAGCGGTTCGAAATCTAG
- a CDS encoding MaoC family dehydratase N-terminal domain-containing protein, whose protein sequence is MAEGDAVLDTSDVDKWVGKPVIFAEFWDPCNATDIRRWVQAMDYANPLHWDENFARSSAFGGIVAPQSFTVAMDYGHGCHPSCVGKVPGSHLIFAGEEWWFYGNPVRPGDKLTQERTFAGYRIADTGFAGPTMFADGDTVHRNQHGALVAKERATSIRYLVEEANKRKVYDKESRSPKLWTRAELDEVARIRLDWIKSGRDGVSPRWGAVKVGDTLPRRAIGPHSRVTFALECRAHRQNIWGTWRWNAPEGIHDPAQEDAGFGGDMAYDFEARKIDPRQGDGLFHGPSSGHINPEKAEKVGMGGAYGYGSSMNAWHLDTVAYWAGHQGYIWHSKTQFRSPAFEGDVTYVDAVVTDKQETSEFGMPVVTVETRMTTQDGATILKGSATVSLPL, encoded by the coding sequence ATGGCCGAAGGGGATGCGGTGCTGGACACCAGCGACGTCGACAAGTGGGTGGGCAAGCCGGTTATCTTCGCGGAGTTCTGGGACCCTTGCAACGCTACCGACATCCGCCGCTGGGTGCAGGCGATGGACTATGCCAACCCCCTGCACTGGGACGAGAATTTCGCGCGATCCAGCGCTTTCGGCGGCATTGTCGCGCCGCAGAGCTTCACCGTGGCGATGGACTATGGCCACGGCTGCCACCCGTCCTGTGTCGGCAAGGTTCCAGGATCGCACCTGATCTTTGCGGGGGAGGAATGGTGGTTCTACGGCAATCCCGTCCGCCCTGGCGACAAGTTGACGCAGGAACGGACTTTTGCCGGCTATCGCATCGCCGATACCGGCTTTGCCGGACCGACGATGTTTGCCGATGGCGATACCGTGCACCGCAACCAGCATGGCGCGCTGGTCGCCAAGGAGCGGGCAACCTCGATCCGCTACCTCGTCGAGGAGGCGAACAAGCGCAAGGTCTACGACAAGGAGAGCCGCAGCCCGAAGCTCTGGACGAGGGCGGAACTGGATGAAGTGGCCAGGATCCGGCTGGACTGGATCAAGTCAGGCCGGGACGGGGTTTCGCCGCGCTGGGGCGCGGTCAAGGTCGGCGATACGCTGCCGCGCCGGGCGATCGGGCCGCACAGCCGGGTGACCTTTGCGCTGGAATGCCGCGCGCACCGGCAGAACATCTGGGGCACCTGGCGCTGGAACGCGCCCGAGGGCATTCACGATCCGGCGCAGGAAGACGCCGGTTTCGGCGGCGACATGGCTTACGATTTCGAAGCCCGCAAGATCGATCCCCGACAGGGCGACGGCTTGTTCCATGGCCCCAGTTCCGGCCACATCAATCCCGAGAAGGCCGAAAAGGTCGGCATGGGCGGTGCTTATGGCTATGGCTCGTCGATGAATGCCTGGCACCTCGATACGGTGGCCTACTGGGCGGGGCACCAAGGTTACATCTGGCACTCGAAGACCCAGTTCCGCAGCCCGGCCTTCGAAGGCGATGTGACTTACGTGGACGCCGTCGTGACCGACAAGCAGGAGACCAGCGAGTTCGGCATGCCGGTGGTCACCGTCGAAACCCGGATGACAACGCAGGACGGGGCGACGATCCTCAAGGGCTCTGCCACGGTGTCGCTGCCGCTTTAG
- the yghU gene encoding glutathione-dependent disulfide-bond oxidoreductase has translation MSTSSYTPPKVWTWDKDNGGEWAKTNRPVSGATHESELPRGQHALQLHSLGTPNGQKVTIMLEELLAAGVAEAEYDAWLIDIGKGDQFGSGFVAINPNSKIPALVDYSGDEPVRVFESGAILFYLAEKFGKFLPATQPARTECMSWLMWQMGTAPMIGGGFGHFYAYAPEKYEYPINRYAMETKRILDVADKRLAVSRYLAGDEYTIADIACYGWFGGFLRGDAYGDAATFLEVPSYTNLVRWGDELAARKGIQRGRIVNRNGEGFVRERHSAADIDAVLAG, from the coding sequence ATGAGCACATCTTCCTATACGCCGCCCAAAGTCTGGACCTGGGACAAGGACAATGGCGGTGAATGGGCCAAGACCAACCGCCCCGTCTCCGGTGCGACGCACGAATCCGAATTGCCGCGCGGGCAACATGCGCTGCAGCTTCACTCGCTGGGCACGCCGAATGGCCAGAAGGTCACGATCATGCTCGAGGAACTGCTCGCAGCGGGCGTTGCCGAGGCGGAATACGATGCCTGGCTGATCGACATCGGCAAGGGTGACCAGTTCGGCTCCGGCTTCGTGGCGATCAACCCGAACTCGAAGATCCCCGCCCTTGTCGACTATTCGGGCGACGAACCCGTCCGTGTGTTCGAATCCGGCGCGATCCTGTTCTACCTTGCCGAAAAGTTCGGAAAGTTCCTGCCTGCGACCCAGCCCGCCCGCACGGAATGCATGTCGTGGCTGATGTGGCAGATGGGCACGGCACCGATGATCGGCGGCGGTTTCGGCCATTTCTACGCTTATGCGCCTGAAAAGTACGAATACCCGATCAACCGTTACGCCATGGAAACCAAGCGCATCCTCGACGTGGCCGACAAGCGCCTCGCGGTTTCGCGCTATCTTGCCGGGGACGAATACACGATCGCCGACATCGCCTGCTACGGCTGGTTCGGCGGTTTCCTGCGCGGCGACGCCTATGGCGACGCGGCGACGTTCCTCGAGGTGCCGAGTTACACCAATCTCGTGCGCTGGGGCGATGAACTCGCCGCTCGCAAGGGCATCCAGCGCGGCCGCATCGTCAACCGCAACGGCGAAGGCTTCGTGCGCGAACGCCACTCGGCCGCCGACATCGACGCCGTGCTTGCCGGATAA
- a CDS encoding TetR/AcrR family transcriptional regulator gives MASMVQTIEKRRGASMDGHAARRRNKGFEETHLALIETAVRLVSEKGLEALSLSEVARVAGVNRTTIYYHFASREALIEEVREWSAEQLGKAFASSQSAEERARYITRFVLENPDVVALWTEEFLSPGRIGDRYPAFDAMAAGFERHFTADPRNEGMDGQVFATFLLAWAMLGPRIYRNSVRPDMSIDETVERLTRTHMAILQQSGIVDM, from the coding sequence ATGGCGAGCATGGTTCAAACGATTGAAAAACGTCGCGGAGCATCGATGGATGGGCATGCGGCACGCCGCCGGAACAAGGGATTTGAGGAAACACATCTTGCCTTGATCGAAACTGCAGTGCGTCTGGTGTCTGAAAAGGGGCTGGAAGCACTTTCACTTTCGGAAGTGGCGCGCGTGGCGGGGGTGAATCGGACAACGATCTATTATCATTTCGCGAGCCGTGAGGCCCTGATCGAGGAAGTGCGCGAGTGGTCGGCTGAGCAGCTGGGCAAGGCCTTCGCGTCGTCGCAATCCGCCGAGGAGCGCGCGCGCTACATCACGCGTTTCGTGCTCGAGAACCCGGATGTGGTCGCGCTGTGGACGGAGGAGTTCCTGTCTCCGGGGCGGATCGGCGACCGTTATCCGGCATTCGATGCGATGGCGGCGGGTTTTGAACGCCATTTCACGGCGGACCCGCGAAACGAAGGCATGGACGGGCAAGTCTTTGCCACATTCCTGCTCGCATGGGCGATGCTGGGGCCGCGTATCTATCGCAACAGTGTCCGCCCGGACATGTCCATCGACGAGACGGTAGAGCGTCTGACCCGCACCCATATGGCGATCCTGCAGCAGAGCGGCATTGTCGATATGTGA
- a CDS encoding TlyA family RNA methyltransferase yields the protein MTNSSEPRSTEKKTPAKGRVDQMLVDRGLVESRTRAQALVLAGLVFSGETKIAKPGQSIKADAPLEVRGRDHPWVSRGGIKLAHAIAHFELDPTGVTAMDIGSSTGGFTDVLLTHGAEHVFAVDSGTNQLAWKLRQDPRVTVLEQTSARILTPGEIDRPCSWVVCDASFIALSKVLEVPLRLAAPQCRVVALIKPQFEVGRNEVGKGGVVRDPALHERVCAEVRDWLESEGWTIQGIVESPIKGPEGNVEFLVSASRG from the coding sequence ATGACCAACTCGTCCGAGCCCCGATCCACCGAAAAGAAAACCCCCGCCAAGGGCCGTGTCGACCAGATGCTGGTCGACCGTGGTCTCGTGGAAAGCCGCACGCGTGCGCAGGCGCTGGTGCTGGCCGGACTGGTGTTTTCCGGCGAAACCAAGATCGCCAAGCCGGGGCAGAGCATCAAGGCCGATGCCCCGCTGGAAGTGCGTGGGCGCGATCATCCCTGGGTGTCGCGCGGGGGGATCAAGCTGGCCCATGCCATCGCGCATTTCGAACTCGACCCCACCGGGGTGACCGCGATGGATATCGGCAGTTCCACCGGCGGTTTCACCGATGTGCTGCTGACGCACGGCGCCGAACATGTCTTCGCGGTCGATTCGGGCACCAACCAGCTGGCGTGGAAGCTGCGTCAGGATCCGCGCGTCACCGTGCTGGAGCAGACCAGCGCGCGCATCCTGACGCCGGGCGAAATCGATCGGCCGTGCAGCTGGGTCGTGTGCGACGCCAGTTTCATCGCGCTGTCCAAGGTTCTGGAAGTGCCACTGCGCCTTGCCGCGCCGCAGTGCCGGGTGGTCGCGCTCATCAAGCCGCAGTTCGAAGTGGGGCGCAATGAAGTGGGCAAGGGCGGGGTCGTGCGCGATCCGGCGCTGCACGAGCGGGTCTGCGCAGAAGTGCGCGACTGGCTGGAAAGCGAGGGCTGGACCATCCAGGGCATCGTCGAAAGCCCGATCAAGGGGCCGGAAGGAAACGTCGAGTTTCTCGTCTCGGCCTCGCGCGGCTGA
- a CDS encoding chloride channel protein, whose translation MRRPAVNALKALVVRQRRRMRESELAFILLALAAGIAAGWLTNLQGFLAHGIQQILYGVTGNRLSAIGEIRHPWRLLALPLGGLVLIGIAHLLRRRRRAPIDVVEANALHSGRIPFIDNLIISIQTIVSNGAGASVGLEAAYAQMGGGVASVLGQWFKLRRSDMRTLVGAGAGAAVGAAFGAPLAGAFYAFEIVIGTYTPAAIAPVIAAALGAAFITRQLGVEPYLIAASSTRPLTTPDYFIYALLGICCALVGILVMRLVTFTEIHVQKLTRIARWRPLIGGLLLMPLAWISPQSLSAGHGAMHLNLAMQPAIQFLLMVLAVKILSSVISLSFGFRGGLFFASLFLGSLVGLIFAQAVAMLPFGIELDPTQSALVGMAGVAVSIVGGPMTLALLILETTHDFALMGVVLTAALVSSAFTRETFGYSFSTWRLHIRGSIIRSPRDIGWMLSLTAGRIMRTDWVSVPATLPLSEFRARVPLGSTSKAILLDAADRYAGIVTTASAWNPNLDPETEVGTLATLADTSLAPATDIRAMIKAFDIAVADELAVVDGVGKVVGVVTERHARRRYFEEIEASQRELFGES comes from the coding sequence ATGCGACGTCCCGCCGTCAATGCCCTCAAAGCCCTGGTCGTCCGCCAGCGACGGCGCATGCGCGAAAGCGAACTGGCATTCATCCTGCTCGCGCTGGCCGCGGGCATCGCGGCCGGATGGCTGACCAACCTGCAGGGCTTTCTGGCCCACGGCATCCAGCAAATCCTCTACGGCGTCACCGGCAACCGTCTCAGCGCGATCGGTGAGATCCGTCATCCCTGGCGGTTGCTGGCGCTGCCGCTGGGCGGCCTCGTGCTGATCGGCATCGCCCATCTGCTGCGCCGCCGCCGCCGCGCCCCGATCGACGTCGTCGAGGCCAATGCCCTGCACAGTGGGCGAATTCCGTTCATCGACAACCTGATCATCTCCATCCAGACCATCGTTTCCAACGGCGCCGGGGCCTCGGTCGGGCTGGAGGCGGCCTATGCGCAGATGGGCGGCGGCGTTGCCTCGGTGCTGGGCCAGTGGTTCAAGCTGCGCCGGTCGGACATGCGCACGCTGGTCGGCGCGGGCGCCGGCGCAGCGGTGGGCGCAGCCTTCGGCGCGCCGCTGGCAGGTGCGTTCTACGCTTTCGAGATCGTGATCGGCACCTACACTCCCGCTGCCATCGCCCCGGTCATCGCCGCAGCACTGGGCGCCGCGTTCATCACCCGCCAACTGGGTGTCGAGCCCTACCTGATCGCCGCCTCCAGCACGCGGCCGCTGACGACACCGGACTATTTCATCTACGCGCTGCTGGGCATCTGCTGCGCGCTGGTCGGCATCCTGGTGATGCGGCTGGTGACGTTCACCGAAATCCACGTCCAGAAACTCACCCGCATCGCCAGGTGGCGCCCGCTGATCGGCGGGCTGCTGCTGATGCCGCTGGCGTGGATTTCACCGCAGTCGCTGTCCGCCGGGCACGGGGCCATGCACCTCAACCTGGCCATGCAGCCGGCGATCCAGTTCCTGCTGATGGTGCTGGCGGTGAAGATCCTGTCTTCGGTCATATCCCTCAGCTTCGGTTTTCGCGGCGGGCTGTTCTTCGCCTCGCTGTTCCTCGGCTCGCTGGTCGGGCTGATCTTTGCCCAAGCCGTGGCGATGCTGCCATTCGGCATCGAACTCGACCCCACCCAGTCCGCACTGGTCGGCATGGCGGGTGTCGCCGTCTCCATCGTCGGCGGACCGATGACACTGGCCCTGCTGATCCTCGAGACCACGCACGACTTCGCACTGATGGGTGTGGTGCTGACCGCCGCGCTCGTCTCCAGCGCCTTCACGCGCGAGACCTTCGGCTATTCGTTCTCCACCTGGCGGCTGCACATTCGCGGCTCGATCATCCGCTCCCCGCGCGACATCGGCTGGATGCTGAGCCTCACCGCCGGGCGGATCATGCGCACCGACTGGGTTTCGGTGCCCGCCACCCTGCCCCTCTCCGAATTCCGCGCGCGGGTGCCGCTGGGATCGACCAGCAAGGCGATCCTGCTCGACGCAGCCGACCGCTATGCCGGTATCGTCACCACCGCGTCCGCCTGGAACCCCAACCTCGATCCCGAGACCGAAGTGGGCACACTGGCAACGCTGGCCGACACTTCCCTCGCCCCCGCGACCGACATCCGCGCGATGATCAAGGCGTTCGACATTGCCGTGGCCGACGAACTGGCGGTGGTGGACGGGGTCGGCAAAGTCGTTGGCGTCGTCACCGAGCGCCATGCAAGGCGGCGCTATTTCGAGGAAATCGAGGCGTCCCAGCGCGAGCTCTTCGGCGAGAGCTGA